AAAACAAATTAACCAGATAAACTTATAGAAATGAAAGAAATGTTAcaaagtttaattattttatttcatatttagaatatattaattaattaattaatttatccatcTCTAAATTATATAGCAAAACGAAAACGATTACTACGATctctaaattaaatattacacGACGATTGCTTGCTAGacacataaatataaaatatataaagtcGCAAATGTAGTGACTGATATAAGATCCTTAGATAACTCAAGGATGAAGCAAGGAACCCGCACCACCATCGGGGCAATCACCACTTCCACCAATGCCACTGCCAAGACCACCAATTCCACCTCCTAAACCTCCGAGACCTCCAGTGGCACCGCCCAGGCCGCCTAAACCAGGGGAATCACCAAGTCCGCCAAGTCCACCAATTCCGCCCCCAAGGCCGCCAaggccaccaccaactccacctccacctccacctccaaGACCGGTTCCTGCAAAGCCACCAACACCACCAAATGCAACGAAGTTCTTTTGGTCATCAAGACCAGTGCCAGCAGGCACATTCCTTGCTGCCGTACTGCAGTGAATGACTGCAAAAGTAAGTGCAAGAATCATAAAACACTTGGccatctctctctttttcttttcagttACCTCTCTCACAGGGATAGGCTGTTCTGTGTTGCCATTAGATCCGTCCTTTTAAAGACAATCTTTAAGTACATAACTTTGCATGGCAGTTGTTGGCTTTAAATGAATTTAATGCTAATCGATATCATTCCCACCGCCCGCATTAAAACCATCATGTCCTTTAGAAACCTTAATCTATGACCTTTTAGAAACCTTAATTTAAGACCTTTTAATGAACTTATTTTTGGACAAATCTTAGAAATGTTTAATAAAACTTTCACTCTTCCTGTATATTAAATcctgatatttatttattttaaataaaaatataacttcatcttttattgctttatttatttttattatttcatttttatattcaatatttttaattaaaaataataaaaattcaattacttctaaaatatgttaattattattaaaataaataaaattgtaaaatataatcATATCCTAAATgtaatgtaatttttaattaatatatataagtattttttGAAGTACTAATTCAAAAGAATACGTCAAAATAAGTCTATACAAAGCATACAAAAGGAAAGacattaactaaaataaatatagaTTAGGAATTCATCCATGATGTACATAAAGTAAATCTGAAATCTGGGATCTTAAAATTCGTAGGGTCTTGGTTTTATTATTAAGCTAAATCTTCAATGTTGTAAgtatacttttataaaattattgtctaatttttttttgtttctttaaatatttttacagAAATACAtgctaatatttaaatttaaattatttacatatattAACTTTGGAATGACttatttttttcatcatatttccttttttatgttttaattaacttcttttttaaaataataataacaactaaTTAATTTTTCCGCTCTTTATTAATTCCTTATACATTTTTTTCTCGGTTTCTCAAGCagtttttttcttattaaaaatcatttgcatatttattttattattaataatcacccttttttttaaaagacaATCATTAGTTAACTTCTGCTTTGCATTATCTTTATTCTTTCACTcacttttttttatatcatttttattttttcacccTAGTATATGTGTGTGTGTCAGCAAGTATAATTAATCTCCTTCGTAGGAAGACAAATAAAACttatctaatttttatattcctttcatttgatttaacttacaatttggtattgatactgGCCTACATTATTTATATCATTCATGTATCTTCCATTGATTTTTTAGTCTTGAAAAGTTATTTCTCGTGAGCTATTTcatctcttttattattatttttcattctacATAATTTGTGCCTCTTCGCACCGTGTGATTTTACCTACATATGCATTCAACAAGGGGCAGACTAGAAAGCACTTAAACGAATGGAACCACTGTACTCAGTTTGCAGATATTCTAATATTAGatacaatataattttataaaatataatatgacaccaaacataatataatacaaataaataatattattaaggaataaatactaaaattttacataaactTTAGTTAAATATGTAAGGTTATATATGAATTAtgattttatacaattttatattgaaaatttgagtTAACTCAATGTTcacaattattaatataacatatcATTTTACGTTTTcatatgtaacaaatatattttatttaatatgaaaagaaaatgatatatttatttctttaaatgtgtatagtTGAATTACAATCAAATTTTCACGTATATATTTGAATAACAATTAGAGTTCCATATGtataattacatcaaaaataaaaattttatgtcaAATTACACGCTGGATTAAAGTTCATatgtaattttgagatttatttctattataatatatataatactaatcattattattatattatcgcacattttgagtaaaaatatgtaaaaaatatattttaaaaaattaataaaaaataagatttcGATTGAAATATTAAAAGTATAGTGTTGAAAATCATAAGGCTTTAAGTTTAAAATCATGTGTgtgcatttttattttcaatataaataatataaaaataactttcaaataatatagaacaataatattttaattattattcaactaattcattaatttaatattttttttaagaaaagaaacACGAAATGGGCATACAAATTGGCACGAGTATGAAGGCAGTGAAATGATTACATCGCCACTGACAAAACTGGGACCATGCAAATGCTGCTATGCAATAGAAATGGATCCCATCTTTAATGGCTGCTCACCCAACTTCACGTCTTTACTTATTGCCTCTACTGACCAACTCTACCCCTCATGTTATTCATTACTTACCCGTAGCTAACGTGTCTGCTTCCTTTAGTATAAAATTTCTAGTAGCTAGCTAGCTATTACTTCTTTATTTTTATtcgaattattaatattttttatagataaaaagtaatttaatttggataCAATAACAAGGCACATTGCACTCTTAATATAAGAATGCAAGTTTGAATCCTGAAGATGAAATTTTTAGGATAGGCAACAATGAATTCAGAATATGGATGGTAAAATAaatgtaaagaataaaaaaaaagtcatataattttagataaaaaatcGATTACAAATGTTAAGATTCCAACTTCACGAggaagtaattttttatttttttaagttcaaCTTGTATTAGGATgatattaaaaaatcattttttaggTCATCAATAATAACATGACATATCATGTTacatcccaaaaatcaggttAGCAGAAATTTAACTAGTAAAACATGAGAGTGGCTACGCTTTGTTTTTGTGTTAAAAAGTGTGAAATTGTGTTAAGAAATTAATTTGTTGTAGTGGCTAAGTGTTAGGTATGTGTGTTTAAAGTCGTGTTAAAAAATTTTCACTTgaattatttgttattatttttccaACCCCTGACTTTGGATATAAGAGTTAAATATAATTTTCGAgccattaataataaaatgagtctGTTAGTTTAGTGGTAAGGCTTCAGTTTACCT
The Gossypium hirsutum isolate 1008001.06 chromosome A07, Gossypium_hirsutum_v2.1, whole genome shotgun sequence genome window above contains:
- the LOC107952880 gene encoding glycine-rich protein 5, producing MAKCFMILALTFAVIHCSTAARNVPAGTGLDDQKNFVAFGGVGGFAGTGLGGGGGGGVGGGLGGLGGGIGGLGGLGDSPGLGGLGGATGGLGGLGGGIGGLGSGIGGSGDCPDGGAGSLLHP